GCCCCAGCTCCTCGCCGAGGTAGACGTAGGCGGCCCCCGGCAGCGCCATGGTCAGCAGCACCGCCGCGCGGGCCCGCCTCCGACCCAGCTCCAGGTCGACCGGGTCCACCCCGAACCGGGCGCGCTGCTCCTCGTTCGACGCCCGCCGCTCGGGCTGCGCGCGGCCGTAGCGGGTGACCTGCCGGACGACGTCGTGGTTGGTCAGCACCCACGCGCTGGGGGCGCCGGAGACGGCGGCCGCCGCCAGTCCCTGCTCGACGACGGCGCGCCACGGCCCGGCCCGGAAGGTGACGTGCAACGGCTCGAACTCGAAGGCGGTGTGCAGCTCGTCGGGGCGCAGGTACAGCGGCAGCCGCTCGGGCCGGGCCACCCAGGCCTCGGCCACGAAGACCCGCGGCGGGTCGTACCCGTCGGCCAGCCGGCGCCAGTCGCGGTACACCTCGTGCACCTCGTCCTGGTCCCAGCCGGGGTGCTCCTCGCTCCGCCGGTCGCTGCCCAGCGCGTCGGGCAACCCGGCCTCCTTGACCAGACCGTGGGCGACGTCGATGCGGAAGCCGTCGACCCCGCGGTCGAACCAGAAGCGCAGGATGTCCAGGAACTCCGCGCGGACCTCCGGGTTGCGCCAGTCCAGGTCGGGCTGCTCGGGGGCGAACAGGTGCAGGTACCACGGCCCCGGACGACCGTCGGGCTCGGTGACCCGGGTCCAGGCCGGTCCGCGGAAGCAGCTCTCCCAGTCGTTGGGGGGCAGCGACCCGTCCTCGCCGCGGCCCTCCCGGAACAGGTAGCGGCCGCGGGCGACCGGGTCGCCGGCCCGGGCCCGCTGGAACCACGGGTGGGCGTCGGAGGTGTGGTTGGGCACGATGTCCAGCAGCACCCGCAGCCCCAGCGCGTGCGCCTCGGCGAGCAGGGCCTCCGCGTCGGCGAGGGTGCCGAAGACCGGGTCGACGTCGCGGTAGTCCGCCACGTCGTAGCCGACGTCGACCATCGGGGAGGGGTACCAGGGGTTGACCCAGACGGCGTCGACGCCGAGGGCTGCGAGGTGGGGCAGCCGGGCGCGCAGTCCGGCCAGGTCGCCCACCCCGTCGCCGTCGCCGTCGGCGAAGCTCCGCAGGAACACCTGGTAGATGACGGCGGTCCGCCACCAGGCGTCCTCGGCCGCCGGTCCCGGCCGGGCCGGGGCGCCGGCCTCCCTGCTGATGGTCTCGGTCAACCGACGTCCCTCCCGCGGCTCGTGGCTCGGGCTCGACCGCTGCCGAACCCTTGACAATCCTGCACGGCGTCAGTTGACTACGCAGTCAAGACCGGTTGACAGCGTAGTCAGAGGGGCGAGGGGTCGTGTGGAGACGGTGCCGGAACGGCTGGGGCGCACGCCCGTGATGATGGACGTCGCCCGCGCCGCCGGGGTCTCCCAGAAGACGGTGTCCCGGGTGATCAACGACGCGCCCCACGTCCGGGCCGACGTCCGCGCGCGGGTGCTGGCCGCGGTCCGCGAGCTCGGCTACCGGCCCAACACG
The window above is part of the Friedmanniella luteola genome. Proteins encoded here:
- a CDS encoding glycoside hydrolase family 13 protein produces the protein MTETISREAGAPARPGPAAEDAWWRTAVIYQVFLRSFADGDGDGVGDLAGLRARLPHLAALGVDAVWVNPWYPSPMVDVGYDVADYRDVDPVFGTLADAEALLAEAHALGLRVLLDIVPNHTSDAHPWFQRARAGDPVARGRYLFREGRGEDGSLPPNDWESCFRGPAWTRVTEPDGRPGPWYLHLFAPEQPDLDWRNPEVRAEFLDILRFWFDRGVDGFRIDVAHGLVKEAGLPDALGSDRRSEEHPGWDQDEVHEVYRDWRRLADGYDPPRVFVAEAWVARPERLPLYLRPDELHTAFEFEPLHVTFRAGPWRAVVEQGLAAAAVSGAPSAWVLTNHDVVRQVTRYGRAQPERRASNEEQRARFGVDPVDLELGRRRARAAVLLTMALPGAAYVYLGEELGLPEVEDLPAARRRDPIHARSGGTDPGRDGSRVPLPWSVGSASAGFSPPGAAEPWLPQPAGWAELAVEVQEQDPGSTLWLYRRLLAARRRLLVDAGPLRWLESGDEDVLAFVRGEIACWVNFGPAAVPLPAGEVVLASGPLADGRLPPDTAVWSRTPPGRGFRPGS